A genomic segment from Candidatus Omnitrophota bacterium encodes:
- a CDS encoding ATP-binding protein, protein MNTQIKPHRKFPLAIRVIAAILIAAFFAQDIVWANPDCLQIQLRAKQDNFKPSFYSQCLLRSTDLMAISRALELLGAEYQEKVNAKFGSNEMAFAYAEVFNTAKGVLRDFDNKKILEVGPGYGIFMHTMKKFSEETGVRLELTGLEKDEAKAKYARDEGKLNVITGDITKAPEQLKNEQFDAVVVRWPYFEIWGQKYILDYIKGCYEMTRPGGVCIIDTNVHYLAARAYSLERICFDAGFDVEGKKSYTDSKFLILRKPQSGRKRIHPVLRVLISGIVSSVQRAAEKSGKKKYGMIDISEINDADSLSDYIDKLEKKSGYGQLLDATRQEKEFLKPLFDLLFKKLESDFEDSGDFVALCKQVLKNSDAYDLRARLNNEDAALFNEFRKLKRKDKDIPVGLYGLLLFYLTANPKPYFRHLYKEIMKARPITELALGRKGISFRTRGDSIVHLYPMNLLHEGPDAVYRKSLNAMVGEKEPHDVRGKPDANDLKIKRAVEIGRRHVATYRRYSSEEREALEKRIANFEKKATVLELRDMKTFLLFSEPGLNIVRPIHAGRTRSAHYLSKRLIDTLKKDDDEDMKLLWILLNFSQGVVDTYEQMMKEEGSPQDIQKKLSGLNERFFELEDTHLLPPEKLKEKLAALMEEDTLIKYKDVFVAAENEEKEVDVLMQATHNVRDRLAIEEMEFAASLLRVLLVKQSENAIMMCRHLLYRYEGLGLHSEADRAYRNLDYLVSTLQAYDYGRLPFEFQEELIFTALAFERWDEVKNELKTLLTGKGYTRNVRVAELEILKNDIITADFISKLMHALHAQKAAATPEKLPIVEDAEKFAIKLLSDYSKNGFSALKEQDIDPDYDTPPGPMPARGQYKGNKGKELKDISAGVCILTSLCAIDYRIALIAGAALVVIGVLGFIDSVAGSPDHILKAIRNTPTFEFPFNGKVFMDYKREAEFDKNSQLRVVLAKGLLETDIFNKMQALIRAVKGSDKQVEIMIPLGAVNWIYRSIVDPIKHFFNSTSWDGIYVDTLRKAGVNYRIYNPDGSLKCQGILNNSGKFQVVIRLFDSKNNFLWYVKKSHSFQVGLSGPLPAPTSIKNLPWGGEWYEFKNGEGNRRAEFTMISSAGKWVPLYNKEYGQLIVVHVDLEKGSEDAKEDFFVIRPDTSSSSLLIDKQVGKLGLAQEHIFYFLNRNSVPVPMRLAFPESVENPITAMQVIGLVKSAVGAEKIIRTDGAHVYKKSQSVWALEPDFTDADYKKAIAKPFILPAGKKYEPRVFTMHKSSASLPDFLICDPGSEDIVIIEIGRHAVLSTARKMLNGLRALKLVGPKILGARSGMPKTATFYSEEIIHGEDPVDYKIDGKQNTAMKSAVNTLIETSRFERSRIKKGYTRDFVAKAQGIVNLVEESHQYRKDAIPLPANINVRTTFRLYSDDISCFDVVLKFAKQKGGRYYLNKNGIQILAKSITLQELFGAANQRPRPALSSPGKPFLGAFQNTAIPTLGVLKQKDFNEIASVSRESLADMLAFLKTIEFATDEGIAHLLDSVFTQGPPEYVKKMKDTFFYMFILARSNSAFKELLLRSLQSSNLDLKEIKFALSDALPINSARYFDANANTAIIVLNRGFFDMDEHIYMTSPEFSSAVYHIRAERIMHELAHSNLPDMVPGDYKPSEEEQIIQSLDRPLKIVTDEIGMQDKIKKLRRVYPKAKEAMQHSGHIFDAAFRYNQQSEPSLLAKRIKVSEILYLGEDAGLTDLTVDVGMEDLPEILYILATIVRPFDASGVKVQPSGAGPATITVIDRIGNALTEYQFKAGADEYKRLIDNIKSRVDAADEIVNKHLNLTLHIAEGEGGEVKIEGESLASRYLSTISNGEDDPEELRGAKKFGPGAASKDDPAFSAVKSAYQYKAEIENIHGGQQPLTMRFSEAMRGGDLYVEGITAVRDGPGTAAIGDFNFTIRADNTLWLPTYHPIGLIGSESWIKNHNKGISQTFLQWVNDYALAHNVNKIIIETYELYDLHAFRRSFVDTVRIGGRVYDIKECEQAGIFDRVTAGRLIAYDTERGQRLGKIELEHVKGQGPSYGVLYSESEKLAVGDSICIDKCIIHLNDKPVAFIGQAADDISVVFSGAPKPLQQKEEPALLPGPTVKTARKIMPSRASRTLVERAVIAIRSMGHGEEIFDVRQDVFSFKDRILMVGDDACKFVNIYKKVKHECSKELFGDLDALLEDVLAVSNNGPVSMSKVKRWIFSLSNILKRIKINRARLKYIQNELSSYFETYESEMNVRFNTLDDVAKQLDADMSDLEKRKESAKAKKEDKLIEELIGLQWHIQAERAEVQKQLDAMVGIYRKETSKKDGDLLLIDSLISMLTTDILRLENRLRFAKGEPRAKKVSIVSILKRITAADNVYLDETRLPVLKVRGEDLSIRSALSNIVINGCQAAREKDAQKAGVKVSLRQDGNFAVIEIEDNGNGIPDDKLKFDSRTGRLTLYNLNNTTKKRGTGLGTTEAWYVLVEDMGGTIDIKTKPGEGTKFTIRLPLAPTSNIQPMGPGAANADSPEFSNNGDDILLIPAKVRMKGMEGRTCRIFVPLEYRQYLPESFHVAAEGNIQGGYVVAEDKNTMSVYSEKDYRERLKEIEGSNDYTRLQLFTTRSLAIKKLNPKGEFAIPSALLHSPAGLVNSSITLAIYLNWDPQSAAIKAMIEEMSAVFDGHKIKNKKLLSALIEPEKHPGQSKILIHMGNYFFKMLLLDYIATNYPNLDNSRLHQFINKAQAISERDAIFKKHESIYKRYIKLRPAVHYLKWNFIAALLGSLIADTGDAKNAFLIGRHFSKDYFDSFKVGRSIPVAKARKNENRPFAYRRDISKIAPIIRPFIDTSKPLQEILETELSPTNSDRIGCSASSYTNAALGDAILDFVVTTETWEKFGFKEKVIFYQNAHSNLVKGDFIGSIMMTILGKTKDELTAEDIEHGQNLFESLVAIVYKSNGGLEGNGLAKAREFVFKMFIDHAKHRQAETKPAEERSNNIAVLHKLFQEANISQASRVLISENLLISDGNTNELDEARLALKPLLGSGKVAILKPDEIRRHAINRREDKSKLAIVLSREDFENKAIWNGSEKETSLKASLIILDDRLTGANYLYIEGVIGLAYALMSNNKRAISAYYRILSGAAIDDAVLKLLDDGRDNTVAFALRAILKFKPTEKMSEEEFNSYRITIESALINA, encoded by the coding sequence TGAGAGTTTTGATAAGTGGTATTGTTTCGAGTGTTCAAAGGGCGGCAGAAAAATCGGGAAAGAAAAAATATGGAATGATCGATATCAGCGAAATTAACGACGCTGATTCATTGTCAGATTACATTGATAAGCTGGAGAAAAAGTCCGGGTACGGGCAGCTTTTAGATGCAACGCGGCAAGAGAAAGAATTCCTAAAGCCGTTATTCGATCTATTATTTAAAAAACTTGAAAGCGATTTTGAGGATTCTGGCGATTTTGTGGCGTTATGTAAACAAGTGCTGAAGAACAGTGACGCCTATGACCTGCGGGCAAGGCTGAATAATGAAGATGCTGCTTTATTCAACGAATTCAGAAAGTTAAAGCGCAAAGATAAGGATATCCCCGTAGGGCTTTACGGCCTGCTATTATTCTACCTGACCGCCAATCCAAAACCTTATTTCCGTCATCTTTATAAAGAGATAATGAAGGCGCGGCCGATAACAGAGCTTGCTTTGGGCAGGAAAGGTATATCGTTTCGTACACGCGGTGACAGTATAGTTCATCTTTATCCTATGAATCTTTTGCATGAGGGGCCCGACGCCGTTTACAGGAAGTCATTGAATGCAATGGTCGGAGAAAAAGAACCTCATGATGTGAGGGGTAAGCCCGACGCAAATGATCTGAAGATTAAACGCGCGGTAGAGATCGGGAGAAGACATGTCGCAACATATAGGCGCTATAGCTCCGAAGAAAGGGAAGCGCTTGAAAAAAGGATAGCTAATTTCGAAAAGAAAGCCACGGTTCTTGAATTAAGAGATATGAAGACATTTCTTCTTTTCTCTGAGCCGGGACTTAACATAGTAAGGCCAATTCATGCGGGCAGAACCAGGAGCGCCCACTATCTTTCGAAGCGCCTTATAGATACTCTTAAAAAAGACGATGACGAAGATATGAAATTACTCTGGATCCTGCTTAATTTTAGCCAGGGGGTCGTTGATACATATGAGCAGATGATGAAAGAAGAAGGCAGTCCACAGGATATTCAAAAGAAGCTCTCCGGGCTTAATGAGCGGTTTTTCGAATTGGAAGACACTCATTTGCTGCCCCCGGAAAAACTGAAGGAAAAGCTTGCCGCGTTGATGGAGGAGGATACCCTTATCAAGTATAAAGATGTCTTTGTGGCAGCGGAAAACGAGGAAAAAGAGGTTGATGTTCTCATGCAAGCCACGCACAATGTCAGGGACAGACTGGCTATTGAAGAAATGGAATTTGCAGCAAGTCTGCTTCGAGTACTACTTGTTAAACAGTCTGAAAACGCGATAATGATGTGCCGTCATCTGCTATATAGGTATGAAGGGCTGGGCCTGCATTCGGAAGCGGACAGGGCGTATAGAAATTTAGATTATCTCGTATCCACACTTCAAGCTTATGATTATGGGCGTCTGCCTTTTGAATTTCAGGAAGAACTGATATTTACCGCTCTCGCTTTTGAACGATGGGATGAGGTTAAGAATGAGTTAAAGACACTTTTAACGGGCAAAGGATATACGAGAAATGTGAGAGTGGCAGAATTGGAAATATTAAAAAATGATATTATTACCGCCGACTTTATAAGTAAGCTTATGCATGCGCTGCACGCCCAAAAAGCCGCGGCTACTCCGGAAAAGTTGCCTATTGTAGAAGATGCTGAAAAGTTTGCGATAAAGCTGTTAAGCGATTATTCTAAGAACGGGTTTAGCGCCCTAAAGGAGCAGGATATTGACCCGGATTATGATACGCCGCCTGGCCCGATGCCTGCCAGGGGTCAATATAAAGGCAATAAGGGTAAAGAGCTTAAGGATATCAGCGCGGGAGTCTGCATTCTTACCTCCCTTTGCGCGATCGATTACCGGATCGCTTTGATAGCCGGCGCAGCGCTGGTCGTGATAGGCGTCCTTGGATTCATCGATAGTGTTGCCGGATCACCAGACCATATTTTGAAAGCTATCAGAAATACCCCCACGTTTGAATTTCCGTTTAACGGCAAGGTCTTCATGGACTATAAACGGGAAGCCGAATTTGATAAAAACAGTCAGCTAAGAGTGGTTCTTGCGAAAGGCCTGCTCGAGACGGATATTTTTAATAAAATGCAGGCACTGATTAGAGCGGTTAAAGGCAGCGATAAGCAGGTTGAAATAATGATACCACTGGGCGCGGTCAATTGGATCTATCGAAGCATCGTTGATCCAATTAAGCATTTCTTTAATTCGACGTCATGGGACGGTATTTATGTCGACACGTTGCGAAAGGCGGGTGTGAATTATCGTATATATAATCCCGATGGAAGTTTGAAATGTCAGGGTATCCTTAATAATTCCGGTAAATTTCAGGTAGTGATAAGGCTGTTCGATTCAAAAAATAATTTCCTGTGGTATGTTAAAAAATCCCATTCATTTCAGGTGGGCCTGTCCGGCCCATTACCGGCTCCGACCTCTATAAAAAATTTACCCTGGGGCGGCGAATGGTATGAATTTAAGAATGGGGAAGGCAATAGGCGCGCCGAATTTACCATGATTAGTTCTGCCGGTAAATGGGTGCCTTTGTACAATAAAGAATATGGCCAGCTGATAGTGGTTCATGTGGATTTGGAAAAAGGCTCAGAGGACGCCAAAGAAGATTTTTTTGTTATACGCCCGGACACATCGTCATCGTCATTGCTTATCGATAAGCAAGTCGGTAAGCTCGGCCTGGCGCAAGAGCACATATTCTACTTTTTAAATCGGAATTCTGTGCCTGTACCTATGAGACTTGCCTTCCCCGAATCTGTAGAAAATCCCATTACAGCGATGCAAGTTATAGGACTTGTTAAATCCGCGGTTGGTGCCGAAAAAATAATCCGCACTGATGGCGCGCATGTTTATAAAAAATCGCAAAGTGTTTGGGCACTTGAACCCGACTTTACAGATGCAGATTACAAGAAAGCGATAGCTAAACCTTTTATCCTGCCTGCCGGGAAAAAATACGAACCAAGGGTTTTTACTATGCATAAGTCAAGTGCGTCATTACCGGATTTTCTTATATGCGATCCCGGTAGCGAAGATATTGTCATAATCGAGATCGGAAGGCATGCAGTCTTATCGACTGCCAGGAAGATGCTAAATGGTTTGAGAGCGTTAAAGCTGGTAGGGCCGAAGATTTTGGGCGCTCGTAGTGGCATGCCTAAGACCGCTACCTTTTATTCGGAGGAAATAATTCATGGAGAAGATCCCGTGGATTATAAAATTGACGGCAAGCAGAATACGGCTATGAAAAGCGCGGTCAATACGTTGATAGAGACATCGCGTTTCGAACGGTCGCGTATTAAAAAAGGATATACACGGGATTTTGTGGCGAAGGCGCAGGGGATCGTTAATCTTGTAGAGGAATCTCACCAATATAGGAAAGACGCCATACCCTTGCCGGCCAATATCAACGTTAGGACAACATTCAGATTGTATAGTGACGACATTTCCTGTTTTGATGTTGTTTTGAAGTTTGCTAAACAAAAAGGTGGAAGGTACTACCTCAATAAGAACGGTATACAAATTTTAGCGAAGTCCATTACATTGCAGGAACTTTTTGGCGCGGCAAATCAGCGCCCAAGACCAGCATTGTCTTCACCAGGCAAGCCTTTCCTGGGTGCTTTCCAGAATACAGCCATTCCGACCCTTGGGGTTTTGAAACAAAAAGATTTTAATGAAATTGCTTCTGTTTCCAGAGAGAGCCTCGCGGACATGCTGGCATTTTTGAAGACTATAGAGTTTGCCACTGATGAAGGGATTGCCCACTTGTTGGATTCCGTTTTTACGCAGGGTCCGCCTGAATATGTAAAAAAGATGAAGGATACATTTTTCTACATGTTTATTCTTGCCAGAAGTAATTCCGCCTTCAAAGAGTTATTATTGCGATCACTCCAATCTTCAAATCTTGATCTAAAAGAAATAAAATTCGCGCTATCGGATGCCCTTCCGATAAATTCCGCCAGATACTTTGATGCCAATGCAAATACAGCAATAATCGTTTTAAACCGCGGATTCTTTGATATGGACGAACACATTTACATGACCTCCCCGGAATTTAGTTCGGCTGTTTATCATATCCGAGCAGAAAGGATTATGCATGAATTAGCGCATAGCAACCTTCCTGATATGGTTCCAGGCGATTATAAACCCTCCGAAGAAGAACAAATAATTCAGAGCTTGGACAGGCCCCTGAAAATCGTTACGGATGAAATTGGCATGCAGGATAAGATAAAAAAGTTGAGGAGAGTATATCCCAAAGCAAAGGAAGCAATGCAGCATTCCGGACATATTTTTGATGCGGCGTTCAGATATAACCAGCAATCAGAGCCTTCGCTTCTTGCCAAAAGGATCAAGGTCTCTGAAATTCTATATCTTGGGGAAGATGCCGGACTTACAGATCTTACAGTTGACGTAGGGATGGAAGATCTGCCGGAAATATTATATATACTTGCCACTATAGTAAGGCCGTTTGATGCCTCTGGTGTCAAGGTGCAGCCTTCCGGTGCCGGGCCAGCTACTATTACAGTAATTGACCGCATAGGTAACGCCCTCACAGAATATCAGTTTAAAGCCGGTGCGGATGAGTATAAAAGGTTAATTGATAATATAAAATCACGGGTGGATGCCGCAGACGAGATAGTCAATAAACACCTTAATTTAACTCTTCATATAGCAGAAGGTGAGGGTGGAGAGGTAAAGATTGAAGGTGAGTCCCTGGCCAGCCGCTATCTTAGCACAATCAGCAACGGGGAAGATGACCCGGAAGAATTACGCGGTGCTAAAAAATTCGGGCCGGGAGCGGCAAGCAAGGATGACCCCGCGTTTTCTGCTGTAAAAAGCGCCTATCAGTATAAAGCAGAAATAGAAAATATACATGGTGGCCAGCAGCCGCTTACTATGCGTTTTTCTGAAGCAATGCGTGGAGGCGACTTGTATGTAGAGGGCATTACAGCGGTAAGGGATGGGCCCGGAACAGCCGCTATCGGGGATTTCAACTTTACAATACGTGCGGATAATACACTATGGCTTCCTACGTATCATCCCATAGGTTTAATAGGCTCGGAATCATGGATAAAAAACCATAATAAAGGTATTAGCCAGACATTTCTGCAATGGGTCAATGATTATGCGCTGGCCCACAATGTGAATAAAATTATTATTGAAACATATGAGTTGTACGATCTTCACGCGTTTAGAAGATCTTTTGTGGATACAGTCAGGATCGGGGGCAGGGTTTACGATATAAAAGAATGCGAGCAAGCCGGCATATTTGACAGAGTAACGGCCGGGAGATTGATAGCTTATGATACTGAAAGAGGGCAGAGACTTGGAAAGATAGAGCTCGAACATGTTAAAGGGCAGGGGCCATCCTACGGGGTGCTATATTCGGAGAGCGAAAAGCTGGCAGTCGGAGATTCTATATGTATAGATAAATGTATAATACATCTTAATGACAAGCCGGTCGCATTCATCGGGCAGGCAGCCGATGACATATCAGTGGTATTTTCAGGAGCACCTAAACCTTTACAGCAAAAAGAAGAGCCCGCTCTATTGCCAGGGCCGACCGTAAAAACAGCAAGAAAGATTATGCCTTCCCGTGCAAGCAGGACATTAGTAGAACGCGCAGTAATAGCCATCCGGAGCATGGGCCATGGAGAAGAAATATTTGACGTTAGGCAAGACGTATTTAGTTTTAAGGACAGGATATTGATGGTAGGTGATGATGCTTGTAAGTTTGTCAATATATACAAAAAAGTCAAACATGAATGCTCGAAAGAGTTATTCGGTGACTTAGATGCCCTACTGGAAGATGTTCTTGCTGTTTCGAATAATGGACCGGTGAGCATGAGTAAGGTAAAGCGGTGGATTTTTAGCTTAAGTAATATTTTGAAGCGCATCAAGATTAATAGGGCCAGGCTGAAATATATCCAAAATGAGCTAAGCTCGTATTTTGAAACGTATGAATCCGAGATGAATGTTCGCTTCAATACGCTCGATGACGTGGCGAAGCAATTAGATGCAGATATGTCAGATTTGGAGAAAAGAAAAGAATCTGCTAAAGCGAAAAAAGAGGACAAGCTCATTGAAGAGTTGATTGGTCTTCAATGGCATATTCAAGCCGAACGCGCAGAAGTGCAAAAGCAGTTAGATGCTATGGTTGGCATTTATAGGAAAGAAACATCGAAAAAAGACGGCGACCTGTTACTTATCGACAGTCTTATATCGATGTTAACTACGGATATATTAAGATTAGAAAATAGGCTTAGATTTGCTAAAGGCGAACCGCGCGCCAAAAAAGTTAGTATCGTTTCGATCTTGAAAAGAATTACCGCGGCCGATAATGTTTACCTGGATGAAACGCGCCTTCCTGTACTAAAGGTCAGAGGCGAGGATCTCTCTATCCGGTCCGCGCTTAGTAATATTGTCATAAATGGGTGTCAGGCCGCAAGAGAGAAAGACGCACAAAAGGCCGGCGTAAAAGTTTCCTTGAGGCAGGATGGCAACTTCGCGGTGATAGAGATCGAAGATAACGGAAACGGGATTCCAGATGATAAACTCAAGTTCGACTCACGAACCGGAAGGCTAACGCTATATAATCTAAATAATACTACCAAAAAGCGCGGGACAGGCTTAGGAACGACAGAGGCATGGTATGTCCTGGTGGAGGATATGGGCGGGACTATCGATATTAAGACAAAGCCCGGCGAAGGAACGAAATTTACGATCCGCCTGCCCCTTGCTCCTACTTCTAATATCCAACCGATGGGGCCGGGCGCCGCTAATGCAGATAGCCCTGAATTTTCGAATAATGGGGATGATATTTTACTTATCCCTGCGAAAGTACGAATGAAAGGAATGGAAGGCAGGACATGCAGGATTTTTGTGCCGCTGGAGTACCGACAATACTTACCGGAGTCCTTCCATGTTGCGGCAGAGGGGAATATACAAGGTGGATACGTTGTGGCAGAGGATAAGAATACAATGAGTGTATATTCCGAAAAAGACTATCGAGAGAGGCTCAAAGAAATCGAAGGATCGAATGATTATACGCGTTTACAGTTATTTACAACGCGTTCTTTAGCTATTAAAAAATTGAATCCAAAAGGTGAATTTGCCATCCCATCCGCATTGCTGCATAGCCCCGCGGGTCTCGTAAATAGTTCCATAACATTAGCTATTTACTTGAACTGGGATCCTCAAAGCGCGGCTATTAAGGCAATGATTGAGGAGATGTCCGCGGTATTTGACGGGCATAAAATTAAAAACAAAAAATTATTAAGTGCTTTGATCGAGCCGGAAAAGCATCCGGGGCAAAGTAAGATATTGATCCACATGGGTAACTATTTCTTTAAAATGCTTCTTCTGGATTATATCGCTACTAACTATCCAAATCTGGATAATTCACGCCTTCACCAATTTATCAATAAAGCGCAGGCCATATCGGAGAGGGACGCCATATTCAAGAAGCATGAATCAATTTATAAAAGATATATTAAGTTGCGCCCCGCCGTCCATTATTTAAAATGGAATTTTATTGCCGCACTGCTCGGTAGCCTTATAGCCGATACCGGTGATGCCAAAAATGCTTTTTTGATCGGCAGGCATTTTTCAAAGGATTATTTTGATAGTTTTAAGGTGGGTAGAAGTATCCCTGTAGCAAAAGCACGAAAAAATGAAAACAGGCCTTTTGCTTATCGCAGGGATATCTCAAAGATCGCGCCCATCATAAGACCTTTTATAGATACATCCAAACCGTTACAGGAGATTTTGGAGACAGAGTTATCTCCTACAAATTCTGACAGAATAGGCTGCTCTGCATCAAGCTATACAAATGCCGCGCTGGGTGACGCTATCCTGGATTTTGTTGTGACAACTGAAACGTGGGAGAAGTTCGGTTTTAAAGAAAAGGTTATTTTTTATCAAAATGCTCACAGTAATCTGGTTAAAGGAGATTTTATCGGAAGTATTATGATGACGATATTGGGTAAGACGAAAGATGAATTAACCGCGGAAGACATTGAGCATGGGCAGAATCTTTTTGAGTCATTGGTGGCTATAGTCTACAAGTCAAACGGCGGACTCGAAGGCAATGGCCTGGCGAAGGCGCGCGAATTTGTTTTCAAAATGTTCATAGATCATGCCAAGCACCGGCAGGCAGAGACAAAGCCCGCAGAAGAACGCTCGAATAATATTGCGGTCCTGCACAAGCTTTTTCAGGAAGCTAATATATCTCAAGCCTCGCGAGTATTAATATCAGAGAATTTACTTATAAGTGACGGAAATACTAATGAGTTGGATGAAGCCAGGCTGGCCCTAAAGCCGTTACTGGGGAGCGGCAAGGTGGCGATATTAAAGCCTGATGAGATACGAAGACATGCCATAAACCGCAGAGAAGACAAGTCAAAATTAGCCATTGTATTGAGCCGCGAAGATTTTGAAAACAAAGCTATATGGAATGGTTCTGAAAAAGAGACTTCGCTTAAGGCGAGCCTTATTATCCTGGATGATAGGCTGACCGGCGCCAACTATCTCTATATAGAAGGGGTGATAGGGCTCGCGTACGCCCTTATGTCCAATAATAAACGGGCGATAAGCGCTTATTACCGGATATTGTCAGGCGCGGCCATAGATGATGCGGTATTAAAGCTTCTCGACGATGGCCGTGATAATACTGTGGCATTTGCATTGCGGGCCATATTGAAGTTCAAGCCTACAGAGAAGATGAGTGAAGAAGAATTTAATAGTTATAGAATAACGATCGAAAGCGCTCTCATAAATGCATAA